The stretch of DNA AACAAGCATGAACTCCCTATCGATCTCTGTGATAGGGAAACAAGATGTTTTCTTTAGCTGATCAGAGTAAAATGTGAAGAATGTTGACGTCTAAGCTTCCAATTGCTCTTTCACTGCTGTTGATGTACTACTACACGGCGGCTAATGATGGATTACAATCAACTTAGATGGATGGATATCTTGGCTTTTGCACTTATGCTGCTGCTAGTGGTGGATGGAGAATAATAAGATATGTATAATCCAAAAGAAAAATGTGATACTCGTAGTCATCTTTGTGAGAACCATCCATGTCGTCCACCCGAATAGAATCAAAATGTTACATACTAAACAATGACAAACGGCACCACCCGGGATAAGTTCGATTCTACACTTTCTTCTCCACTCAACTTTAATTTCCTCCTTTCTTTTCTCTCAAATCTTGATATTTTGAGTGCGCGATCGACTAGACTTGTATATGCTTTGTTTGGAAATTCATATAAGAAAGAAGAGCAAGGTAAAAAAAATACTATTATTACAGTACAGGACCTGTTGTATTGTACTACCTAACGTAAAAAACGTttttatattatgagacggagggcGTATATCTCAATTCAGAACACACGTATAGAAAATTCAgctttgtttcttttctttcacAAAAAAAAGGAAGAAAGATAGAGCTGCGGCTAGCCTGACGTACATACGTGGCAGCAGCCGTCGATTCTTTTCTTTCAGGCACATGCTTTTTTTTACGAAACCTCGTCAGAGGGCGGGGAGCTCCTGCATTTGCATATAGAAGAAGAAAGTTGGTCCGGTTAATAAGGGAAACCCGACCCAAAAACCATACATGCATCAGTTAATTAAGGGAAACCGGCGAAGACCACACACCGGACTAGCACTAAAGGGACGTCGTCCGAGCCAGATACAAGGGTGCCGAGGCCCAAGACCACCGTCAACACAGCATGGACGACAGACACTGATGATGCTACCTAGTCTGCTAATCCTGATGATGTGGTTCAGACTTGAGAGATAGTTGTTGAGTTCAGAAGGACGCGGAGGCGCGCGGGGGGTACGGCTGCGACGGCCAGAACTGGGCGGGCTTGACCTTGGCGACGCTGGTGAGCACCCCCAGCGGCGTCACGTCGCCGACCACCGTCACCTTCTTGCTCGGGATGTCGATGTCGAACGACGTCACCCCCTCCATCTTAGCGAGGTGCTTCTTCACCTTGCCCGCGCAACCCTTGCAGTGCAGCGACACCCTCAAAACCACCACCTGCGTCGTTCTTCTCTCCGTGGTCGTGGACGACCGCGCCAGCACCGCCGCCTTCTGCTGCTCCTCTTCTTGGACGGCTGTGATCTCGGACGACGACGAagcagaggaggaggacgaggaggtcTCTGCTTGCTGTACCGGCGACGGTGCCTCCTTCGCGAAGTAAAGAGGGAGCGAGGCGTCGCCGGGGAACGCGTCGATGAAGGACGGCGGCTTCCCTTCGCCGCCGGGGAACACGTCGATGAacgacggcggcggtggcggggggAGCGCGAGGACGTCGAGGTCGTCGGACTGCAGCCgggaggagttgaggaggaaccTGGACGACGTCGCCGGGCTTACCAGCCTCTTCTCTGAAGTCCCAGCAGCAGCAGTGgtgctcttcttcttgttgttgttgccGTGACCGTGCTGCTGCTTGGAGTCGCCGGAGGACGCCGAGTCTTTGGTGCTACTGGTACTGGTGCTTGGCCTTGGCGGCTTGGAGGTGGAGGAGCGGTGTGGGTCGCGGAGGCGCGGCGAGTGGCGGTCGATGGCCCGGCCGCTGCTGCTGCCGACGCcgttggtggtggtggttgaggCGATGATGTTGGTGGCGTCGGCGGAGGAGcaggagatggagatggagatggacgGCAGGCCCAGCCGCTTGTGAACGCCCTTGAGAAGCAGAGACGCCATGGAATGGAACCCGGCCGGATTACTCTGAGTCTCTTGGTCTCGGTCGGGTTGGGTTGGTGGTGCTGGTGCACAATGAAATGAATGATGATTCTCTTCTTCTTCAGCTTGTATTCTAGTATTTGTATGTCTGTGTGCCCACTGCTGGCTCGCGTGCTTCCAAGCTTGCAACTTTGGAAGGAAGGGAGGGGCCAAAGTCAAAGCCAAAGCTGCCACGGAACACTCTCTGGTTGTGTTGACGTGGGCCACCAGCCACGTGGCACAGCTTGTTGTCCACGTGTGCACGCCTTGTCAGACTAGAGCTAGAAGTCACTCCTGCTGTGAGTGAGTTGATCAATGAATTACTGGCGAGTAATGCTACATCGACGGGCGGTTTTACATAATGGATTTGAGTTGTCAAATTATTATTGGATTAAGGGGAGTGAGGGGCCCCACCCACCTGAAAATTAGGGAGGGAGGATTACAGGGAAGGTTCCCGTAAAGCTTTGTAACAACCCCGTACGTTTAGCATTTTCGGTTACTGACTACTACCTTTGTCTGGCTTATAGTTTTATCGTATTTCGGATCAAAGTCTGACAATATATTTGACTAGCAAAATATTAATGCATGCCAAAATTATATGGTTGTCAAAGTTATATGGTTGCACTCATATTTGAATGTATTTTCTTGATATTATTTTATTATGTATATCTTATATTTTATTTGTATTTTCTTGATATTATTTTATTATGTATATCTTATATTCTATTAGTTAAATTTATAATTTACATATGACCTACAATATGTTAAGGATTAGTAAATCAAAACGAAGATAGTGCTATACTACTTCACCTACCTACCCACCAACGGGACAAGACCAGCAGAGAGTGCATGCACGTTGCATACTGACTGACAGCAGATGCATGTCGTGGAATCAGCCCGTTAGTAACTGGAGTCAGTGCATGATCTACATCGATCAGTTGCATGAGCAACAACAGATTCTAATCGACAATCTGTGTAATCACGCGCACAATTTTTGTCATGTAACGCGGCTGATACTATTAGTTTTTTTTGGCGGATGGATACTATTGGTTTTATGATATTCTTTTGAGATAATGGGCACAAGCAGTACCCGGCTTTAAATTAATAAAAGTCGATAGGGCCAACAAAAAACTAAGTCTTACAAAAGAATAAAAAGTTTGTGCCTGGACTATGTCCATAAGACAAGAAAAACTAAGCTAGGCTTCATCGTTAGCGCTTCGATTGATGGCGCGGAGACGTTTGACAGAACTCTAATTGCCGCTTCATTGCCTTCACTCTTCCCTAGAGGGCTCGATTGCTGTAAAAATAAAGACCATTTGAAGATATGATTAGCTGGATAGCTCGAGAGACTGCTCAATACTTCCTCCTTTCCGGATTATAGGACTTATCTTAAAATTTTAGTTTTttcattttataaggctcaatttggttgtttccCATCAGATGTTCAGATTtgaaggtgcattaaatcattgcatgcaagtattaagagaaaactgaccaatacatgcactttatgcatgcatgcattgcaattaatgcattcgtaaacataaGTTTTTGAGAAAAACAAAAGCATTAGTTGGGTGCTTTtacaaactacaaaaaatattccaccactcatcatctaccttggttggtgagatttttgaatgaGAAAAATTCACCGTAGGTCACTAAACTTGAGTCTGTTGACAGTTTAGTACCACTACTTTAAAATATCCGAACTACGGTCCACGTACTTGCGTACAGGGTTCACTTTGGTCCATTTATACGTTTTCGTGTATGTATTTGCTCACTTGGCCGAGTCAGCATCCGCCAGCTCGCTTTGACCGCCACCTGCTCATGCCTAGGGTGAATACTAGTCCATCCGGGGAGGTTTTTGCAAAAACGCCAGTACCATTAAACCGCAGTCCGCGCACGCACTAGGAAGACTCCGCACGCGCCTAGGGTGAATACTAGGAAGACTTCATGCACGTGCTCGCAGTCCGCTCATGGATCTGGAACTGGAGCCGTCAGGGGCGCGATCCGAGGCGGATGCGCTCGCTCGATCCGAGGACTGCGCGCGTGCAGGGGTGACAGGCGCCGCCGGATCTCCCTCGTCATCTGTGCCAGGTGCGTCTTCTTCCTCAGCATGCAATATTGGGTCAAAATCAGCCATATTTTCGAAATCTTGGTCATTTTGAGCACCGTTTTCTCCAAGGACCTGCACAGGCATAAGAGAGAGACCAGTACCAGCAGGAATATCATCACATTGGTTAGTACAATTGTCGCCCCCATGATCAAAAGACCGAAGAtgtgaaggaagaagaagaatttcCTTGCGGAGAAGTGCATCAGCATTAGGATGAAGAGAGGCAAAGGGAAACACGGACTCATCAAATACAACATCTCGTGATATATAGACCCGGCCAGTAGGAACATCAAGGCACTTGACCCCTTTATGCATGGGGCTATAGCCTAAAAAGACACACCGTTTTGAGCGGAAAGCGAGTTTGCGTGTGTGGAGACCGCGGACTGCGAGCGCGTGCATGGAGTCTTCCTAGTATTCACCCTAGGCGCGTGCGGAGTCTTCCTAGTGCGTGCGCGGACTGCGGTTTAATGGTACTGGCGTTTTTGCAAAAACCTCCCCGGATGGACTAGTATTCACCCTAGGCACGACTGGGTGGCGGTCAAAGCGAGCTGGCGGCCACTGactcggccaagtcagcaaaTACGTACACGAAAACGTATAAATGCACCAAAATGAACCCTGTGCGCAAGTACATGGACCGTAGTTCAGGTATTTTGAAGTAGTGGTACTAAACTGTCAACCGGCTCAAGTTTAGTGATCTAAAGTGGATTTTTCtttttttgaattgagccttataaaccggaaaggagggagtagcaAGTTTATTACTAATTTTAAGATGATGCTGAGATGCCTAGAGATtcgatgaagatgctgctacGTGGTGCCAAATCTGCACAAGAGCTTGCTGTTGCACATATGTTTCATTCATTCAATAGACCGAGCCCCGCTGAATCCTAATCTAAAACTAGCCTCTGCGACAGATTGAGTACATGGCATCCGATGTTCAGATATGTACGTGCACGTACGTATACTCTAGTGTCGTACTAGTTGATTGTAGAATGGAATTAGCATCCATCCGTTCATACGCACGTACCTATCAAGCAAGTGAAACACAACTAGCACACTGCACACGCAGAAAGTtagagagagaggaagaggaagTTCCTGAAATAAAGGAGACAGAAGGAGAGAGTGGTTTCCACAGTTTTGTCGTCGCTATCGATCCATCGATCAAAATCATATACATACGTGCCAGTGAAATTTAAAGAAGAAAGGGACCCGAACATATTCCAGACATATAGAACCACAGCCGCCACCCTTTTTTCTTCTCTATCTTTGTTTCGTTTCTTTCTCACATAACCTAGCTGAGAGAGGGAGAAAAGGACCTGAGAGGAGTGTTCATGTTTACCTTCCGATCGGCCAACTTCCTTCGTCTCTGCAGCAAGTAACAGCTACATAAATTGATCCGTGTCCAACTACTTTTAGTTTTTTCACGTTTACACCACCAGCAAAGAATCGTGAGAATTTTGTTTACGCATGTGATCGATTTGTTGAATATCACTCTTAATTAAACTTGTCTATTGACCGACTCACTGGTTGGTCTCAACTCCACTGAGTGGTATGTTTAGCAAGTAGTTGCAGCATTTTGTTTGTAGAAATTCGTGCGTTAATGTTTGATTACCAGTGCAATCAAACTGCTGCACAAGTCGTGAGTAGTTGGTGTTCCGTTATTGTCATACTCAATTACAACCACTACTCCTCATGACTATTCCTAGCTAGCTCCATCAAACTTGCGTGGCATGAGATGCATGCTAGCATtcctttatttattttcttattttaTTAAAAGGAGCCAAAAGGAAAACATGCATGAAGCTAAGAAAAGAGGCACTAAACATGAAACATGAAATGCCTACCTAAAAGGGAAGAATTAATACACAAGTAAGAAAATTCAAGGAAAGGTGAGTAGTGTTTCAGTAGGCAGTAGATGTAGATTCCGCAAAAAAAAAAGCAGTAGATGTGCACAATGGTCAAAATGATTGCCATGACTGCACCAATCCCTAGGCAAATTTGGGCAAGCTTAATTTACTTTTTGGTGTAATCATGGCCGGCCTGCATGCATCCTCGTCCGGAGAAGCTGCACTGAAACAATGGCAGGTAGACGCAGGTGTATTGTCTCCTTAATTTCTGCCCTTTTTGGGAGTAGTAGCCTTTCGAGATGTATCTTTTCTGTGCGGTGAAGTTAGATATGATGAAAGCTTATGATAAATTGGAATGGTCCTATCTGCAAGCCATCATGAGCAAATTGGGTTTTGAGCAGCAATGGATTGACACCGTGATGGGTATGGTGTCTTCGGTTTCCTTTTCAGTTCTGTTGTAGATGTTAGGTTGTGTTGGGTTCTGAGCTAGGTTGTGTTGTAGATGTTGGCTCCATAATCCAAAACAAAGACATCATATCAATGGATCAGCCCAATCAAAACAGGTAGTTCTGAAGGCCCGCACAATTCAGTTGTATCACAGTTCCCAAATGCCAACCGGCGATAATGCATCTTATTCTTGTTTCTTTTTGGCAGGTAGGGTAATAATATTTTATTCCTTGTCGATCATTATTACTCAACAAAGCAAAACGACAACACCTTGATTTCTCGTGCCTTCACAATCAAATGAAAAACAAACACTTCCTCTCCACTGCTCCTTGTTCCAACTGGACTGTTTCAGACTGTAGTGAGTGAGTCGGTGTGTGCCACACTACTGGAGCTACTTCATCTACCAACCGGACAAGACCAGCAGAATAGTGCACGCAAGCTGCACACTGATTTCACCAGTCGGCAGATAACAAAAtgttcccgcaaaaaaaaagataACAAAATGTTGTTTAGTAATGCGGACAAGCGTACGAGCTGGATCTGTCTGCTTAAACTAGTATAGTACTCTCTCTGTACCAAAACATAAGACGTTTTTTAGACTAGTTTAGCCTAAAAAACATCTTATGTTTTGGTATAGAAGTAGTAAATTACAGCTgagatgtcatccacgacggatGCGCGTGTGTGTACCTGCCGAGAGATTTGACGATGATAGATGGTGCCAAACCTGCACATGCGCTTGTGCTCGAACCTAAAGAGCGAGAGATTCACTCAACAGATCGAGGCATGCTCCGAATCGTGATCGAAACTAGCCGCTGAGACAAATCATTTAGCTACTTCAGTGCTGATAATATTACCACAGCACATCTTTGTCTCTCACCATAAATAAATGTACATACATGGAATCCAATTTTCAGACATGTATGTGCGTATAATGCAGTGTAGAATGAGATTAGGAACTACAATCCCTCTGTCGCCTGAAAATCAAATAGTGTCAATCAATTCAATTCCCTTGACCGTTGTATTAAAATCCAACAGCCCATGCTATGTCTTTCTCCTTAAGTGTTTTGACAGAATTTCTTATTTGGCCTTTTCTTAAAGTTTGCCACCCTTTTTGACCCAAAAAactttttaattctttttttgaCACTTAAACTTCATTTTATTTCCTATGTGACATTTTCACTTTTTTTTTTCATCCAAAGGTGTTAACTAGCATGAACAAAGACAACTTTGCCCCTGATGATAGTATGTCACCAAGAAAGGGAAGAGAAGGAGCGTGAATATGAATGTATGTAAGTGTTGCACCAGTGCCCGACCAGTCGCGTTGCACAGCTCGATCCGCAAGAGCCCGGCACGGCATGCATCCGGTTCTGAGTCCCGAcgcgcctctccctcctcctcaCCACGCCCATGACCTACAGTTGTTTTTAAAATCCTAGACCAAATCACCCGGTTGCTCACGCACGAGTACGTGCAAagctagcacaagcatgcaagcTAGCAGCTTAGGCtctgtttggttcataagttctaggactttttttagtcccaacttaTAAGTCCCAAGTCTCTAAAAAGTCCCTACATGTTTGGTTCCTGAGACTTATAAGTCCCTATAAGACCATATTATAACTATAAGTCCCTATAAGACTCTTCTTGAGAGTCTTATTTCAtaagtcccaaatgcccactttaagTCCCTACATCGAGAAAATATGTGTTGTTCAGCGGCCCCTTGCGTGTTCCATTTTATAAATATATGTTGCGCACCATAAAAGCTAATGGCCAAAGTCCTGCTTTGGAGGCATCCATCGTACCTCCAAAGGTACATGAATCCTCCTGAAATGGCTCGAGTAatctttttttttttgagggggctcGACTAATCTTGTTTAGTGCATGCAGTCCAAATTTGAGTAGTCAACTGAGAAACGGGCATGGGTATGCAAAGCATCCTGGAAAAACCAGCTTCTTTCTGAAAAGCAAGCTATCACTCCTGTCTTTCTCCATCTCCTTTTTCCCTTTTCCTCTCACGCGTATGTGTACTAGCTTCTTTAGTTCGGGAATATATTTTTGGAAGGAGCTGCAGCTTTTTGGTCGACCGTAGCACGTATGCATTTGGTAGAGGGAACCACGGCGACGATGGGCTCGAATAGAATCCGATACTTCCTACCGCGGGTCTTTTTTTCTTTGCTTTCTCATACAATGTGCATATTGCCTTTTTTTCTCAATAAAGTGCATATtgttttctgaaaatttctggaGAGATGGAGGCACCCAAAATGCTTTATTtgcttatttatttatttaattggAAATAACtctcggctagtttaccttttaCGGGGTCCACTAGCTAGTTTCATGTTTGATCGTCCTTCACACACATGTGGTTTCGTTCAATTAATCTGAAACCCAACAACAACACGGGCAACAAAGACCCCTTGTAAAACTAACAGTTACTTTCACAGCTCTGCCCAGAAAAAACACTAAAGGTACACCGTACACCACCTTTCACTTGTCGATACTCATCCATTCGTACTACATTGTAGTACTAAGAAAAACATGACAAATGTTTCGATGACTGAGCTAGGTTGTGTTGTAGATGTTTTGGCTCCATAATCCAAAACAAAGACATCACATCAATGGATCAGCCCAATCGAAACAGGTAGTTTTGAAGGCCTGCGCAATTCAGTTGTATCACAGTTCCCAAATGCCAACCGACAATAATGCATCTTATTCTTGTTTCTTTTTGGCAGGTAGGGTAATAATATTTTATTCTTTATCGTTCATTATTACTCGACAAAGCAAAACAACGACACCTTGATTTCTCGTGCCTCCACAATCAAATGAAACTACACGTAGTATGTAACTAAACAATAATGTCGTCGTGCATTGGTTGCTTGGTCTACGTGGGGTGGCGGTAAGCGGGAGGAGGATGAGGTGCATGCACATGCGCCGACGACTGGGGCTTTGAGCTCTGCGGGATTGGGAAGGGATCCTCGAACACGAAGGGGACACTGACACTTTACTTGCTCCACCAGAGTCAACAATAACGACGGTGCGGTGGACAGGCACCACCACTATCACTGCCACCATGACCACGGATCTCGATATGATCCTTAACCAAACTCTTCGCATCTTTTGCATGGAGTATATGTATACGAACGTACCGGATCGACGGATGAGGACTGTATCCCTTGTCCAGTTACCGGATCATCGCGCATTGGTTGATTGGTCTACGTGATACAGCGGTGAGCGGGAGGACCGGAGGAGGATGAGGCACATGCAAAGGCGTCGGCGACAAGGGTTTTGGGATCACCGGAATTGGGAAGGGATCCTCGAGATGGAAGGGAATGCTGACACTTTACTTGCTCCGCCAGAGTCTATGGCAACAACGATGAAATGGACCGGCACCACCACGACCACCGACCTAGATATGGTCGACAACCAACTCTTGCATCTTTTGCATTGGGTATATGTTTGCAAACATACTGAAACGACGGGTGAGAACTGCATCCCCTGACTAGTTAGccgagcaatgctacatccacgtaatggtttacgtaagGTTACGAACTGATCTGAcatgggactatttgattggattaggcccaccccacctgaaaatcaggggaggggggggggcatatatagattagatggaagtttacgtagcagctacgtagcccttcGTAAGTCTAGGATTTTCGCTAGTTAGCCTGTTTAAGTAGTACATCAAACAAAGTGAGGTCACAAGGGTTGCCAATTATGTGGCATTTAGTACAATCGAATCATATCAATTGCAACCTCGTTAATTCCTACCACGCTAGGTAATCTGAAATGGACGGAGTTGTAATCAACCTCGTTAACTGCAGTAGTGAGAGTTTGCGTTGTCTTTTGTTATGTTTGTAGCGAAGCATGCCGATGGATGGGGCCTTCTGAGTGACGAGTGTTGTTGTTTTCTCTGTATTATATCATATCAGTCGCTTTGACAGCGAGGTACTCCCTAGTGTAGAGCAGAAGAGCTTTCCGAGTGTGCATATATATAAAACTATGCATGGAAAGATTATACTTTTTGGTTTGGACCTACCGTACATGGGATTGATTTTCATGGTCGATAGATCGATCTTATCGTATTAATCAAACTAAAACTAATTAACCACAACTTGTTCCATGGGGATATCTCAGTGTGAAAGGGAAAGAAGTTGTTTTCTCTAGTTGATGAGATTAATCTATAGAGATTGTTGACGTCGAATTAAGCTTGCGGCCTTCCAATTCCTTGCTCTTCCAATTCCTTCCAATTACTACATGGCAGCTAATGGTGCATGATTTTAATCAACTCTGAGAAAACCGTgctagctgctgctgctgctagtGACGACAGAATAATAAGGTATGTATATAATCCAAAAGAAAAATGTGACACTCGTAGCCATCTTTGTGAGACCCATTCATGTCGGCACCCAAATAGAATCGAAATGTTACTAAACAATGCACATCTCTCCACTGAAGGCTAAATTTTATGTTTTGACCCTTTTCTGAAACCTATTCGAGATTTGATCCTAATTTGAAAAAAATTCGAGatctgacccttttgctaccgcCAGGGACTATGGCGGTAGGGTATAACAGACTACCGCCAAGGTCCCTGGAGGTAGGGTTGCATGCCCTACCGCCAAAAACCTCCTAAGTATTGAACACAGTGTGTGCTTGTGTCTACCGCCAAGCACCTTGGCGGTAGGGTTGGCGGTAGCGATGTTTTTTACCGCCAAAGTTCCTGACGGTAGGCTGTTAGACCCTACCGCCATGGACTCTAGCGGTAGTAAAAGGGTCAGATCTCGAAAAAATTTCAAACCAGGGTCAAATCTCGAATAGATTTTagaaaagggtcaaaacacgaaaaTTTGCCTCCACTGAACAATGGCAAGCAGGCATCACCAGGGATAAGTTCGATTCTACACTTTCTTCTCCACTGCTCCTTGTTCCAACTGAACTGTTTCAGACTGTAGCGAGTGAGTCAGTCAGTGTGCCACACTACTGGAACTACTTCATCGACCAACCGGACAAGACCAGCAGAATAGCGTACCCACGATGCACACTGACTTCACCAGTCGGCAGATATATATCGATCGTAAAAACAGAATGCCGTTGTGTAATGCAGACAAGCTGTACGAGCTGCATCTGTCTGCTTAAACTAGTATAGTAGTACTAATTTACAGCTGAGATGGCATCCACGACGGATGCGCGTGTGCGTACCTGCCGAGAGATTCCAGGATGATAGATGGTGCCAAATCTGCACATGCGCTTGTGCTCGAACCTAGAGAGAGAGATTCACTCAACAGATCGAGGCATGTACTGAATCCCGCGACAAATCATTTAGCTAATTCAGTGCTGATGCTGATAATATTAACACTGTGCATCTTTGTCTCTCACCATAAATAAATGTACATGGAATCCAATGTTCAGGCATGTATTGTACGTACAATGCAGTGTAGAATGAAATAAGGAACTACCAATCCCTCTGTCTTTCTCCTTAGGCGTTTTTATGTTCGTCTTCTTCATCCATATGACCGTTGTGCTGTCGGCAGCCCCAACCTTCCCTTAAACATCCTCGGAAATAAGATTTCTCGGATGAGCCCGTACCCCTATTCAGTGGCGGAGCTAGGCAAAAAGTTCATGGGGGGCTAAAGGCAAACCATGAAAACCGGATGGGGCCAACAACTATTTTTCTCTGAATCTATACCTCGTCAGAAAAAATATCTTCACAAGACATCAACATAGCTCCGCCATTGCCCCTATTCGAACCAGTCATCCCTCGGATTCACCTCTACTTATGATGTCATCGTCATCCGGTGCCGCTGTCTTTGGCCTCAAGGTTTCGCCGGATTCGACTAATCGTGAAATAAATTCTCAGTTACCTGAGAAATATCAAGACTGATGAAATCACCATCCATCCATAGTAAATCAGTCAAGAAATAAGTAGGTTAAATTCATACATACCTAACTCAAATACAACTAGCACATGTAGGAAAAGGTCCTTCGTGATATAAGGCACACATAAAGAGAGCGAGAGACAAAGATCGACTTGCACATCTGCACCGGACTATTGCTCGTCGCCATCCATCCACCGAAATCGTATACTCtcagaagaataagaagaaaggGACCCTGAGAAATCGATTTGAGACATTTTTGGAAGCACTGCCAGTATTATTAACTTGTAACGACTCTGACAAGAGAAGAAAAACACCTGAATGAAAGGATCGTTCATGTACCTTTCGGCCAACTCAGCTTCTTTTACTGTAAGTTACGGCCACAAATATCGGTGTGAGCTTTCTAGTTTGTTCACATTTACACCTGCACCAGCGAAGAGCCAACAATTTTTTTTTTGCTTACGCATGTGATGGATTTGGTGCAATTTAATTAAGCATGTCTTACTAGCTGGTGTTCCGTGATTGTCATACTCCAGTAGTACTACTCATGACTTGTCCCTACTTTGCATGAGCTACCAATTTTTCATACAAAAAGAAGCTTCTTGCATGAAGCTAAGAAAAGACGCACTAAACATGAAACAATATGTAACGCCGAGCTAGATGCATACCTGAAATTAGGCGGCGGGAGAAAAGAATACATTAGAAAGGCAGTGAAGTGTTGCGGAACATGGACGTAGGTAGACTACCTCTTGTCCAATATGGTCAAATGGATCCCTTATGAATTTGTGCAGCACAACTAGCTACCTCTTGTCCAATATGGAGTAACTATAATAAGCCAATTACTGCACGAATACCTAGGCTAATTTGGGTACCTTTTTGACTTTCTGGTGTAATCATGGCCGGCCGGCATTCAT from Triticum urartu cultivar G1812 chromosome 3, Tu2.1, whole genome shotgun sequence encodes:
- the LOC125546318 gene encoding protein SODIUM POTASSIUM ROOT DEFECTIVE 3-like, which gives rise to MASLLLKGVHKRLGLPSISISISCSSADATNIIASTTTTNGVGSSSGRAIDRHSPRLRDPHRSSTSKPPRPSTSTSSTKDSASSGDSKQQHGHGNNNKKKSTTAAAGTSEKRLVSPATSSRFLLNSSRLQSDDLDVLALPPPPPPSFIDVFPGGEGKPPSFIDAFPGDASLPLYFAKEAPSPVQQAETSSSSSSASSSSEITAVQEEEQQKAAVLARSSTTTERRTTQVVVLRVSLHCKGCAGKVKKHLAKMEGVTSFDIDIPSKKVTVVGDVTPLGVLTSVAKVKPAQFWPSQPYPPRASASF